One Leucoraja erinacea ecotype New England chromosome 3, Leri_hhj_1, whole genome shotgun sequence genomic window carries:
- the LOC129693844 gene encoding uncharacterized protein LOC129693844, with the protein MNCDPSIFSTTGKTSTEHNLASLPECSYIEYSPTAIPNRSSCKYVSNVLCEEGASQDIAEVNSNIKPDSSMHNKYKIEHYKPSSDLEYDPLVNYCSNLKPICKKVYMEMKHESIEQGPETEHSLASETMRNFQSIEAEESSEDELVIDVPNLPPLALNPRTDGRIWRKGDENLPLIRKVKPPNVEGSLGKPVSNFTDLCLETDSREIKMGVATLQSKQPFATAECSIASTITSVQMSEASCYHKCIQLASNTKCRGDPLNLRLVQMENTLAPINVKRPNRKTGPEYASQKLGMSVQKRGKAKEQTSFRPKALKLSGCTGQLSGDGSPSLKVGQMTFTEVRCNELETSSASCADKLGRSLKNVRACVKSPDQVGPFGNDTCGGSLQTTSWDDEESSLSSEDLELSDSDPMEECLRIFNEFSEQEVKANKSEIEQVFVVYFPCFHGLSRKLNVRSNQTWSRI; encoded by the coding sequence ATGAACTGTGATCCCAGTATTTTTTCCACTACTGGCAAGACATCTACAGAACACAACCTTGCCTCCTTACCTGAATGCAGTTACATTGAGTACAGTCCAACAGCAATACCTAACCGTTCTTCATGCAAATATGTATCCAATGTCCTATGTGAAGAGGGTGCATCCCAGGATATTGCTGAGGTTAATTCCAACATTAAACCTGATAGTTCCATGCATAATAAATATAAGATTGAGCACTACAAACCTAGCAGTGATTTGGAGTATGATCCGTTGGTAAACTACTGTTCCAACTTGAAACCAATTTGTAAAAAGGTATATATGGAGATGAAGCATGAGTCCATTGAACAAGGTCCTGAAACTGAGCACTCTCTTGCATCTGAAACAATGAGGAATTTTCAATCTATTGAAGCTGAGGAGAGCTCTGAAGATGAACTTGTCATTGATGTACCAAACTTGCCTCCACTCGCTCTAAACCCGAGGACCGATGGGAGGATTTGGAGAAAGGGAGATGAAAACCTCCCTTTGATTCGTAAAGTTAAGCCACCCAATGTTGAGGGGTCTTTGGGAAAACCTGTGAGCAACTTTACTGATCTTTGCTTGGAAACCGATTCCCGGGAAATAAAGATGGGTGTGGCTACTTTGCAAAGCAAGCAACCATTTGCCACAGCTGAATGCAGCATAGCCTCCACCATAACCAGTGTCCAGATGAGTGAAGCTAGCTGCTATCACAAATGTATCCAGCTTGCCTCAAACACCAAGTGTAGAGGAGACCCCCTGAACTTAAGACTGGTTCAGATGGAAAATACGCTGGCTCCAATTAATGTTAAACGGCCAAATCGGAAAACTGGACCAGAATATGCATCACAAAAGCTGGGAATGAGTGTCCAGAAACGTGGAAAAGCTAAAGAGCAAACTTCATTCCGTCCGAAAGCCTTAAAACTGTCAGGTTGCACCGGGCAGCTCTCTGGGGATGGGAGTCCGTCGCTGAAAGTTGGTCAAATGACCTTTACTGAAGTGAGGTGCAATGAATTGGAAACTTCATCTGCTTCTTGCGCTGATAAATTGGGAAGGAGCCTGAAAAATGTCCGAGCTTGTGTAAAGTCACCGGACCAAGTTGGTCCTTTTGGCAACGACACCTGTGGTGGAAGCCTTCAAACTACAAGTTGGGACGATGAAGAATCGTCTCTCTCCAGTGAAGATCTGGAACTATCTGACTCTGACCCAATGGAAGAGTGCTTGAGGATTTTCAACGAGTTTTCAGAACAAGAAGTTAAAGCAAATAAAAGTGAAATTGAGCAGGTATTCGTTGTATATTTCCCATGCTTTCACGGGTTGAGCAGGAAGCTAAATGTAAGAAGTAACCAAACCTGGAGCAGGATTTAG